Proteins encoded by one window of Yersinia massiliensis:
- a CDS encoding MFS transporter, with protein MITNDASRWSDLFSGKNAAFAIALSGGVVLHAINIYIATTILPSVVLEIDGLSLYAWNTTLFVTASILGSALSARLLSGYGPRSAYLFASLVFMLGSALCAMAPNMPLMLIGRTVQGLGGGFLFALSYAMINLVFAQSLWPRAMALISGMWGVATLIGPAIGGIFAQMDAWRFAFWTLLPVTLIYAIFTWRILPAGKSSTTASALPVTQLVLLTAIVLTISASSIASSSVVNMAGMALAILLLLLLFRIESRATARLLPKGALRLSSPLAALYITISLLAVGITCEIFVPYFLQTLHGQSPLISGYIAATMAAGWTISEMMSAGWKKSGIRWAIISGPLIVLAGILGLAVLMPVTSLGGWQQMTPIALALTMVGFGIGFGWPHLLTRILQVAADEDKDIAGASITTVQMFATAVGAAMAGMVANLSGLNLPGGVVGAQNTAHWLFTLFAIAPALAMITALRCAAIRSQSHAAKNTVSHEA; from the coding sequence GTGATAACAAATGATGCGAGCCGTTGGAGTGACTTGTTCTCCGGTAAAAATGCGGCTTTTGCCATAGCCCTGTCAGGGGGTGTCGTATTACATGCGATCAATATTTATATCGCTACCACCATTTTGCCCTCCGTGGTTCTCGAGATTGACGGGCTTAGCCTATACGCTTGGAATACCACTTTATTCGTAACGGCTTCCATCCTCGGTTCGGCCCTTTCTGCGCGCCTGCTAAGTGGCTACGGCCCGCGCAGTGCCTACCTTTTTGCCTCGCTGGTCTTTATGTTGGGGAGCGCACTCTGTGCCATGGCCCCGAACATGCCGCTCATGCTGATTGGCCGCACAGTGCAGGGGTTAGGGGGCGGCTTCTTGTTTGCCCTCTCTTACGCCATGATTAATCTGGTTTTTGCGCAATCATTATGGCCACGGGCCATGGCGCTGATATCAGGGATGTGGGGGGTGGCGACCCTGATTGGCCCGGCTATCGGCGGTATTTTTGCCCAAATGGATGCGTGGCGCTTTGCATTCTGGACCTTGTTACCCGTCACCCTAATTTATGCCATTTTTACTTGGCGTATCTTGCCTGCGGGCAAATCCAGCACCACAGCGTCAGCGCTGCCGGTCACGCAATTAGTGCTCTTAACCGCCATTGTCCTGACAATTTCCGCCAGCAGCATCGCGAGCAGTAGTGTGGTTAACATGGCGGGGATGGCGCTAGCCATTCTGTTGTTACTGCTATTATTCCGCATCGAATCCCGTGCCACCGCTCGCTTGCTACCAAAAGGTGCCTTACGCCTTAGCTCACCGCTGGCGGCACTTTACATCACCATTTCATTATTGGCAGTCGGTATTACTTGTGAGATTTTCGTCCCTTATTTCTTGCAAACTCTGCACGGCCAATCACCGCTGATTTCCGGTTATATTGCCGCGACCATGGCGGCTGGTTGGACGATTTCTGAAATGATGAGCGCGGGCTGGAAGAAGTCAGGTATTCGTTGGGCCATCATTAGCGGTCCACTGATTGTTCTCGCGGGTATCCTGGGGCTCGCTGTCTTGATGCCAGTCACTTCACTGGGCGGTTGGCAGCAGATGACACCCATCGCGCTCGCACTCACCATGGTGGGCTTTGGTATCGGTTTTGGCTGGCCGCATCTGCTGACCCGAATTCTGCAAGTGGCTGCTGACGAAGATAAAGACATCGCCGGCGCGTCCATTACCACGGTGCAAATGTTCGCAACGGCTGTCGGTGCCGCGATGGCAGGCATGGTCGCCAATCTCTCCGGCTTGAATCTTCCCGGTGGTGTCGTCGGCGCGCAGAATACCGCTCACTGGTTGTTTACCTTGTTCGCCATTGCGCCGGCGCTGGCAATGATCACCGCGCTACGTTGTGCCGCTATTCGCTCGCAGAGTCATGCCGCCAAGAATACCGTCAGTCACGAGGCATGA
- a CDS encoding helix-turn-helix transcriptional regulator has translation MNIDHSPSPPQSVAQRLLMLLKTRGPLQASDAGMLLGTTGEAARQQFVKLAKEGLVAAEAKTQGVGRPIQLWQLTEAGHAHFPDAHGELTVQLLRLIRSQLGDSALERLIDSREQETRHQYCEAMIGADNVTERVARLVAVRTREGYMAEMQVEADGTLLLIENHCPICAAATQCQGFCRAELAVFQQVLGAPVERVEHILSGARRCTYRIKPK, from the coding sequence ATGAATATCGACCATTCACCCAGCCCGCCACAGTCTGTTGCCCAGCGCTTGCTCATGCTGCTCAAAACTCGTGGCCCGCTGCAAGCCAGTGACGCAGGGATGCTACTGGGAACAACCGGTGAAGCCGCACGACAACAGTTTGTCAAACTGGCTAAAGAGGGGCTGGTGGCTGCCGAAGCGAAAACGCAAGGTGTGGGCCGCCCCATCCAACTATGGCAGTTGACCGAAGCCGGTCATGCACATTTTCCTGATGCTCACGGCGAATTGACGGTGCAATTGTTACGTTTGATTCGCAGCCAATTAGGTGACAGCGCCCTTGAACGGTTGATTGATAGCCGCGAGCAGGAAACCCGCCATCAGTATTGTGAGGCCATGATCGGTGCCGATAACGTGACTGAGCGTGTGGCGCGGCTGGTGGCTGTCCGTACCCGTGAAGGCTATATGGCTGAAATGCAGGTCGAGGCAGATGGTACGCTGCTATTGATTGAAAATCACTGCCCAATTTGTGCGGCAGCGACTCAATGTCAGGGCTTTTGCCGTGCTGAGCTGGCCGTATTTCAGCAAGTACTTGGCGCGCCCGTTGAACGAGTTGAACACATCTTATCAGGGGCTCGTCGCTGCACTTATCGCATCAAACCAAAATAA
- a CDS encoding OmpA family lipoprotein → MRKRILATVAAVSVALTLSACTTNPYTGESQAGKSGYGAGIGAVLGAGIGMLSSSKHDRGKGALIGAAAGAALGGGAGYYMDVQEAKLREKMSGTGVSVTRQGDNIVLNMPNNVTFDTDSSNLKPAGANTLTGVAMVLKEYDKTAVNVTGFTDSSGTRAHNMTLSQQRADSVGSALIVQGVAANRIRTSGAGPDNPVASNSTAAGKAQNRRVEITLSPL, encoded by the coding sequence ATGAGAAAACGCATTCTGGCCACCGTGGCCGCCGTTTCTGTTGCACTGACCCTTTCTGCCTGTACGACCAATCCGTATACCGGCGAATCACAAGCAGGGAAATCCGGTTATGGTGCAGGGATCGGGGCCGTTTTAGGTGCAGGGATCGGCATGTTGTCATCCTCCAAACATGACCGAGGAAAAGGCGCGTTAATTGGTGCTGCAGCGGGTGCGGCACTGGGTGGTGGCGCAGGTTATTACATGGATGTCCAGGAAGCCAAACTGCGTGAAAAAATGAGTGGTACGGGTGTTAGCGTGACTCGCCAAGGCGATAATATCGTGTTGAATATGCCTAATAATGTCACTTTTGATACCGACAGCAGCAATCTGAAACCAGCCGGCGCGAATACCCTGACGGGCGTGGCAATGGTATTGAAAGAGTACGATAAAACTGCCGTGAATGTGACAGGCTTTACCGATAGCAGCGGTACTAGAGCCCATAACATGACGCTTTCTCAGCAACGGGCTGACAGCGTTGGCAGCGCATTGATTGTGCAAGGCGTGGCCGCTAATCGCATCCGCACCAGCGGTGCGGGCCCAGATAACCCAGTGGCAAGCAACAGCACGGCTGCCGGTAAAGCCCAAAACCGCCGAGTAGAAATCACCTTAAGCCCGCTGTAA
- a CDS encoding N-acetyltransferase codes for MIRDYQPSDLDALVQLWLSSTIAAHPFVVEQYWHESAPLVRDTYLPAAKTWIYCPQEGLLASSEENNPIAGFISILEEQLVGALFVAQPYHGHHVGKALMNHAQQHYRALTLEVYQQNLRAYHFYRKQGFIVTGKTYNAETDASILTMHWDRTFY; via the coding sequence ATGATTAGAGATTACCAACCGAGCGATCTTGATGCCCTCGTGCAACTGTGGCTGTCCAGTACCATAGCCGCCCATCCTTTTGTGGTAGAGCAGTACTGGCACGAGAGCGCCCCGTTGGTACGTGATACCTACCTTCCTGCGGCAAAAACGTGGATTTATTGCCCGCAGGAAGGGTTATTAGCATCCTCCGAAGAGAACAACCCCATTGCCGGGTTTATCAGTATCTTGGAAGAACAGTTGGTCGGGGCCTTATTTGTTGCCCAGCCTTATCATGGTCATCACGTAGGCAAAGCGTTAATGAACCACGCTCAACAGCATTACCGCGCGTTAACATTAGAGGTGTATCAACAGAATCTACGCGCCTATCACTTTTATCGTAAACAAGGCTTTATTGTGACAGGGAAAACCTATAACGCCGAAACTGATGCTTCTATTTTAACTATGCATTGGGATCGCACATTTTATTAA
- a CDS encoding DNA-3-methyladenine glycosylase I → MELQRCGWVTSDPLYLAYHDAEWGIPRTDNQALFEMLCLEGQQAGLSWITVLKKRERYRQCFHNFDPVRVAKMGPDDIEALVQDSGIIRHRGKIQAIITNAQAYLAMEANGEDFSRFIWSFVEGEPKVNHWWTLSECPANTPASDAMSKALKKRGFKFIGSTICYAFMQASGLVNDHLASCFCHPDNTAK, encoded by the coding sequence ATGGAGTTACAACGCTGCGGTTGGGTTACCTCTGATCCACTCTATCTTGCTTATCATGATGCCGAGTGGGGAATACCGCGCACCGATAACCAAGCGCTGTTCGAAATGCTTTGTCTGGAGGGCCAACAAGCTGGGCTTTCATGGATAACGGTGCTGAAAAAACGTGAACGCTACCGCCAATGTTTCCATAATTTTGATCCCGTTCGGGTGGCAAAAATGGGGCCTGATGACATTGAAGCCTTAGTACAGGACAGCGGTATTATTCGTCACCGAGGTAAAATTCAGGCCATTATTACCAATGCCCAAGCTTATTTGGCAATGGAAGCAAACGGTGAGGATTTTTCACGCTTTATCTGGAGTTTTGTCGAGGGTGAACCCAAGGTGAATCATTGGTGGACGCTGTCAGAGTGCCCTGCCAACACACCGGCTTCCGATGCTATGTCAAAAGCCCTTAAAAAACGTGGTTTTAAGTTTATCGGCTCCACCATCTGCTATGCCTTTATGCAGGCGAGTGGTTTGGTGAACGATCATCTGGCAAGCTGTTTCTGTCACCCAGATAACACAGCAAAATGA
- the glyQ gene encoding glycine--tRNA ligase subunit alpha — translation MQKFDTKTFQGLILTLQDYWARQGCTIVQPLDMEVGAGTSHPMTCLRALGPEPIAAAYVQPSRRPTDGRYGENPNRLQHYYQFQVIIKPSPDNIQELYLGSLKELGLDPTIHDIRFVEDNWENPTLGAWGLGWEVWLNGMEVTQFTYFQQVGGLECKPVTGEITYGLERLAMYIQGVDSVYDLIWCDGPLGTTTYGDIYHQNEVEQSTYNFEYADVDFLFSCFEQYEKEAQSLLALEVPLPLPAYERILKAGHTFNLLDARKAISVTERQRYILRIRTLTKAVAEAYYASREALGFPMCKKNQN, via the coding sequence ATGCAAAAGTTTGATACCAAGACCTTTCAGGGCCTGATCCTGACGTTACAGGACTATTGGGCGCGCCAAGGCTGCACCATCGTTCAACCACTGGACATGGAAGTCGGTGCGGGTACATCTCACCCAATGACCTGCTTGCGCGCACTTGGCCCAGAGCCAATTGCTGCCGCTTATGTACAACCTTCACGCCGCCCGACTGATGGTCGCTACGGTGAAAACCCAAACCGCCTGCAACACTATTACCAGTTCCAGGTGATCATTAAGCCATCGCCAGACAATATTCAGGAGCTGTATTTAGGCTCGCTGAAAGAGCTGGGTCTGGACCCGACTATCCATGACATTCGCTTCGTCGAAGATAACTGGGAGAACCCAACCTTAGGCGCTTGGGGCTTGGGCTGGGAAGTGTGGCTCAATGGGATGGAAGTGACACAGTTCACTTACTTCCAACAAGTGGGTGGTTTGGAGTGTAAACCGGTCACAGGTGAAATCACCTATGGTCTGGAGCGATTGGCGATGTACATCCAAGGCGTAGACAGCGTTTATGACCTGATCTGGTGTGATGGTCCGCTGGGCACCACCACTTACGGTGATATTTACCATCAGAATGAAGTGGAGCAATCCACTTATAACTTCGAATATGCCGATGTGGACTTCCTGTTCTCCTGCTTTGAGCAGTATGAGAAAGAAGCCCAGTCTCTGTTAGCGCTGGAAGTTCCGCTGCCACTGCCGGCTTACGAACGTATTCTAAAAGCAGGCCATACGTTTAACTTACTGGATGCGCGGAAGGCCATCTCAGTGACTGAGCGTCAGCGTTACATTCTCCGTATTCGCACACTGACCAAAGCTGTCGCCGAGGCATATTATGCCTCCCGCGAGGCATTAGGTTTCCCGATGTGCAAAAAGAATCAGAACTAA
- the glyS gene encoding glycine--tRNA ligase subunit beta, which yields MTQQTFLVEIGTEELPPKALRSLAEAFAANLTAELDNANLPHGEVIWYAAPRRLAVKVMNLSAAQADREVEKRGPAIAQAFDAEGKPSKAAEGWARGCGITVDQAERLVTDKGEWLLYRAHVKGQSAQLLLADMVNAALSKLPIPKLMRWGDKETQFVRPVHTVTLLLGSELIPGTVLGIDSDRIIRGHRFMGEAEFALESADQYPQALLERGKVIADYELRKAMIKRDAELAAQKIGGVADLSESLLEEVASLVEWPVVLTAKFEEKFLAVPAEALVYTMKGDQKYFPVYDTAGNLLPNFIFVTNIESKDPQQIISGNEKVVRPRLADAEFFFNTDRKKRLEDNLPRLETVLFQQQLGTLRDKTDRIQALAGWVAAQIGADVNHATRAGLLSKCDLMTNMVFEFTDTQGVMGMHYARHDGEAEDVAVALNEQYQPRFAGDDLPSNPVACALAIADKMDTLAGIFGIGQHPKGDKDPFALRRAALGVLRIIVEKNLPLDLQTLTEEAVRLYGSKLTNAKVVDEVIEFMLGRFRAWYQDEGHSVDTIQAVLARRPTRPADFDARVKAVTYFRTLDAAATLAAANKRVSNILAKSTDTLNDHVRASVLKEPAELKLATHLVVLRDKLEPVFAAGQYQEALVELAALRETVDEFFDSVMVMAEDNEVRVNRLTLLSKLRELFLQVADISLLQ from the coding sequence ATGACTCAACAGACTTTCCTGGTGGAAATCGGCACGGAAGAGTTGCCGCCGAAGGCTCTTCGTTCTCTGGCCGAAGCTTTTGCTGCTAATCTTACCGCCGAGCTGGATAACGCTAATTTGCCTCATGGTGAGGTGATTTGGTATGCCGCACCGCGTCGTTTAGCGGTAAAAGTGATGAATTTAAGTGCAGCGCAAGCGGATCGTGAAGTTGAAAAACGCGGTCCAGCCATTGCACAAGCCTTTGATGCAGAAGGTAAACCGAGCAAAGCGGCTGAAGGTTGGGCGCGCGGTTGTGGTATTACCGTTGATCAGGCTGAGCGTCTGGTAACCGATAAAGGCGAATGGCTGCTGTATCGCGCTCATGTCAAAGGGCAATCCGCACAGCTTCTGCTAGCGGATATGGTCAATGCTGCACTGAGTAAGTTGCCGATCCCTAAACTGATGCGTTGGGGTGATAAAGAGACGCAATTTGTTCGTCCAGTTCATACCGTCACCCTGTTATTAGGCAGCGAATTGATTCCTGGTACCGTTTTAGGTATCGATTCAGACCGCATTATTCGTGGTCACCGCTTTATGGGTGAAGCTGAATTTGCCCTTGAGAGTGCCGATCAATACCCGCAAGCCCTGCTGGAACGCGGCAAAGTGATTGCCGATTATGAATTGCGTAAAGCGATGATTAAGCGTGATGCAGAACTGGCGGCGCAGAAAATTGGCGGCGTGGCTGATTTGAGCGAAAGCTTGCTGGAAGAAGTGGCATCACTGGTGGAATGGCCGGTGGTACTGACGGCCAAATTTGAAGAGAAATTCTTGGCTGTACCTGCGGAAGCGCTGGTGTACACCATGAAAGGTGACCAGAAGTATTTCCCTGTGTATGACACGGCCGGTAACTTGCTGCCAAACTTCATTTTTGTCACCAACATCGAATCTAAAGACCCACAGCAGATCATTTCTGGTAACGAGAAAGTGGTGCGTCCGCGTCTGGCTGATGCGGAATTCTTCTTTAATACCGACCGTAAAAAACGTTTGGAAGATAACTTACCGCGTCTGGAAACCGTGCTGTTCCAACAGCAACTGGGTACGCTGCGCGATAAGACGGATCGTATTCAGGCGTTGGCAGGTTGGGTTGCGGCTCAAATCGGTGCTGATGTTAACCATGCCACGCGTGCTGGCTTGCTATCCAAGTGTGACCTGATGACCAATATGGTCTTCGAATTCACTGACACCCAAGGTGTGATGGGGATGCACTATGCTCGTCACGATGGTGAAGCTGAAGACGTCGCGGTGGCATTGAATGAGCAATATCAGCCTCGTTTCGCGGGTGATGATTTACCGTCAAACCCGGTTGCCTGTGCACTGGCGATTGCCGATAAGATGGACACACTGGCTGGTATCTTCGGTATCGGTCAACACCCGAAAGGCGATAAAGACCCATTTGCACTGCGCCGTGCCGCTTTAGGTGTGTTGCGTATTATCGTCGAGAAGAACTTACCACTGGATCTGCAAACGCTGACCGAAGAGGCCGTGCGCTTGTATGGTAGCAAGCTGACCAACGCGAAAGTGGTCGATGAAGTGATTGAGTTCATGCTGGGTCGTTTCCGTGCCTGGTATCAGGATGAAGGTCACAGTGTCGATACCATTCAAGCGGTACTGGCTCGTCGCCCAACCAGACCGGCTGATTTTGATGCTCGAGTTAAGGCGGTGACCTATTTCCGCACACTTGATGCTGCTGCCACGCTGGCTGCTGCGAACAAACGTGTCTCGAATATTTTGGCGAAATCGACAGATACGCTGAATGACCATGTTCGTGCCTCGGTGTTAAAAGAGCCTGCTGAACTGAAACTGGCGACTCATCTGGTTGTCTTGCGCGATAAGCTCGAACCGGTCTTTGCTGCAGGTCAATATCAGGAAGCACTGGTAGAACTGGCTGCGCTGCGGGAAACGGTCGATGAATTCTTCGATAGCGTAATGGTAATGGCAGAAGACAATGAAGTTCGGGTTAACCGACTGACATTGTTGAGTAAGTTACGTGAGTTGTTCTTGCAGGTTGCCGATATTTCGCTGTTACAGTAA
- a CDS encoding DUF3053 domain-containing protein has product MTFTLNSVRYSRWLAPFLALLVVFQLTACGDKEPEQRKAFIDYLQNTVMRSGMKLPTLSEDQKQKFGPYVSDYAILVTFSQQLTKSVDASLTPAIAQINEIRVAQDYLNKRDALQQSAGALNLLVQQIRTAKAQADNAVAALKQPDDLKAVFSKAFDNVVTQPANVLIPAIPVVSAFVQDLAQVGDFLQQQGTQVTFNNGGIQFQTPQQAALYNTMMTNLVAKYPAMMAAQKSVMSVIQ; this is encoded by the coding sequence ATGACTTTTACATTGAATTCGGTTCGTTATTCACGTTGGTTAGCGCCATTTTTAGCGTTACTGGTCGTGTTTCAACTCACTGCTTGCGGGGATAAGGAGCCAGAACAACGTAAGGCCTTCATTGATTATCTGCAAAATACGGTGATGCGTAGCGGGATGAAGCTACCTACACTGAGTGAAGACCAGAAGCAGAAGTTTGGCCCTTATGTAAGTGATTACGCAATTTTAGTCACTTTTTCGCAGCAATTGACGAAATCGGTAGATGCGAGTCTGACGCCAGCTATTGCGCAAATCAACGAGATTCGTGTGGCGCAAGATTATCTTAATAAGCGTGATGCGTTGCAGCAGTCAGCAGGGGCGTTAAACCTGTTGGTACAACAGATTCGTACGGCGAAAGCGCAAGCTGATAACGCGGTTGCCGCGTTGAAACAGCCTGATGACTTGAAAGCGGTGTTTAGCAAAGCCTTTGATAATGTGGTGACTCAGCCTGCCAATGTGCTGATTCCTGCGATTCCGGTGGTTTCTGCTTTTGTGCAAGATTTAGCGCAAGTCGGGGATTTCCTGCAACAGCAGGGGACGCAGGTCACCTTTAATAATGGTGGTATTCAGTTCCAGACCCCGCAGCAAGCGGCGTTGTATAACACGATGATGACTAATTTGGTTGCCAAGTATCCAGCGATGATGGCGGCACAAAAGAGTGTGATGAGTGTTATTCAGTGA
- the selB gene encoding selenocysteine-specific translation elongation factor: protein MIIATAGHVDHGKTTLLQAITGVDADRLPEEKQRGMTIDLGYAYWPQPDGSILGFIDVPGHEKFLANMLAGVGGIDHALLVVACDDGVMAQTREHLAILRLTGRPTLTVALTKADRVDDDRIAQVRQQVMAELTVQGWQAEQITLFVTAATTDLGISELRDHLAHCHQQNTDNNRLQRRFRLAIDRAFSVKGAGLVVTGTALAGKVAVGDTLWLTGNNGPVRVRGIHAQNQNTQQAQAGQRIALNISGDISKEQINRGDWLLTQQPPEPVDRVLVVVDADVPIQHWQPLHLHHAASHITGRFSLLTAPHDTDLSNDLPADGNSVTDSPPLILAELLLDTPLWLAENDRLVLRDIAAKKTLGGARVIHLAVPKRGKRQPAYLAWLSALAQAGTDPDVLDLHLAQGPLSLRSFSWARQLTDADMAALLAETDNVVAGDIILSQPHAQQAQQTLLHVLCLYHQQHGDQMGLGRARLRRMALPTLDEGLVFRLMDNLLAQGTLKNTRGWLHLPAHGLGFTAQEEVQWQQVAPYFADAPWWVRDLAAELQMDEGDMRTLLRKAAQLGHITAIVPDRYYLSQRIEQFADLVRELDSTQGSACAADFRDRLGVGRKLAIQILEFFDRSGFTRRRGNDHLLRDSGLFSATH, encoded by the coding sequence ATGATTATTGCGACAGCAGGCCATGTCGACCATGGCAAAACCACTCTTTTACAGGCGATTACTGGGGTTGATGCCGATCGCTTGCCGGAAGAAAAACAGCGCGGGATGACCATTGACCTTGGCTACGCGTACTGGCCGCAACCTGATGGCAGTATTCTCGGTTTTATTGATGTCCCCGGCCATGAGAAGTTCTTAGCCAATATGTTGGCCGGTGTGGGCGGTATCGATCATGCTTTGCTGGTTGTGGCTTGCGATGATGGCGTTATGGCGCAAACCCGCGAGCATTTGGCGATTTTACGGCTGACCGGTCGCCCAACACTGACGGTAGCACTGACCAAAGCAGATCGGGTTGATGATGACCGTATTGCGCAGGTGCGCCAGCAAGTGATGGCTGAACTGACAGTCCAAGGCTGGCAAGCAGAGCAAATCACCTTATTTGTCACTGCCGCCACCACTGATCTGGGTATCAGTGAATTGCGCGATCATCTGGCCCATTGCCACCAGCAAAATACCGACAATAACCGGTTACAACGGCGTTTTCGTCTGGCGATTGACCGTGCATTTAGCGTGAAAGGGGCCGGTTTGGTGGTCACCGGCACTGCGCTGGCGGGCAAAGTCGCCGTGGGTGATACCTTGTGGCTGACCGGCAACAATGGCCCTGTGCGGGTGCGGGGGATTCATGCTCAAAATCAAAATACCCAACAGGCGCAAGCGGGCCAACGTATTGCCCTGAATATCAGCGGTGATATCAGCAAAGAGCAGATCAATCGTGGCGACTGGTTGTTAACCCAGCAGCCCCCCGAGCCAGTGGATCGGGTATTGGTTGTCGTCGATGCTGATGTACCGATACAACACTGGCAACCCTTGCATCTGCACCATGCGGCTAGCCATATTACTGGGCGCTTTTCACTGCTGACTGCGCCACATGATACCGATCTTTCTAACGACCTCCCTGCCGATGGGAATAGCGTCACTGACTCCCCACCGTTGATTTTAGCTGAGCTGCTCTTAGATACCCCACTGTGGCTGGCGGAGAATGACCGCCTGGTTCTGCGTGACATTGCCGCGAAAAAAACCTTAGGTGGTGCGCGAGTGATTCATCTGGCGGTGCCCAAACGTGGCAAGCGGCAACCGGCCTATTTAGCTTGGCTAAGCGCTTTAGCGCAGGCGGGTACTGACCCTGATGTACTCGATCTGCATTTGGCGCAAGGGCCACTTTCTTTACGCAGTTTCAGTTGGGCACGCCAACTGACTGATGCGGATATGGCGGCATTACTGGCTGAGACAGATAACGTTGTCGCTGGCGATATCATCCTGTCACAACCCCATGCGCAACAGGCGCAGCAAACTCTACTGCACGTACTGTGTCTTTATCATCAACAGCATGGCGATCAGATGGGGCTAGGCCGAGCGCGTTTACGGCGTATGGCATTGCCGACGCTGGACGAAGGGCTGGTCTTTCGCTTAATGGATAACCTGCTTGCGCAGGGAACATTAAAAAATACCCGTGGCTGGCTGCATCTGCCCGCACACGGGCTGGGTTTTACGGCTCAGGAAGAAGTGCAATGGCAGCAAGTTGCCCCCTATTTCGCCGATGCCCCTTGGTGGGTGCGTGATTTAGCGGCTGAACTGCAGATGGATGAAGGTGACATGCGCACGTTACTGCGTAAAGCCGCGCAACTGGGCCACATCACCGCCATCGTGCCAGATCGTTACTATCTCAGTCAGCGCATTGAGCAGTTTGCCGATTTGGTCCGTGAGCTGGATAGCACTCAAGGTAGCGCTTGCGCAGCCGATTTTCGTGATCGGCTAGGGGTCGGCCGTAAACTGGCGATTCAAATCCTTGAATTCTTTGACCGCAGTGGGTTTACCCGCCGGCGAGGGAACGACCATTTACTTCGCGATAGCGGGCTGTTTTCGGCTACGCATTAA